From a single bacterium genomic region:
- a CDS encoding membrane protein insertase YidC codes for MLGVFWLQVFIRPIYNLLVLAYLPFKDLGVAIILVTFLIRLLLFPLFSKQIRSQKEMSELQKDLQKIKERFKDDPKKIQEETLKLYQSRGVNPLGGCLPTLIQIPIFIALYQVFRFYLGVDHVDLLYSFVPQIKNITLVAFGFIHLDKPDFYILPYLVGITQYFLSKLMGRQQQVQAKKKSKDKQTAIEEQMQMMNRSMLYFMPLFLVVISFSLPAAVVLYFLTSNLFSLLQYYFFYKKTPAVKIKTKNG; via the coding sequence ATGTTAGGAGTTTTTTGGTTACAGGTTTTTATCCGACCGATTTACAACCTTTTAGTTTTAGCTTATCTGCCTTTTAAGGATTTAGGGGTAGCTATTATTTTAGTTACTTTTTTAATTAGACTTTTACTTTTTCCTCTTTTTAGTAAACAGATACGTTCTCAAAAAGAGATGAGTGAGCTGCAAAAAGATTTACAAAAAATAAAAGAGAGATTTAAAGATGACCCCAAAAAGATTCAAGAAGAAACGCTTAAACTTTATCAAAGCAGGGGAGTAAATCCGCTTGGTGGCTGTTTGCCGACTCTTATTCAGATACCAATCTTTATTGCTCTTTATCAAGTTTTTCGTTTTTATTTAGGAGTAGATCATGTAGATCTTCTGTATTCATTTGTGCCGCAGATTAAAAACATCACTCTTGTAGCTTTTGGTTTTATACATCTTGATAAACCTGATTTTTATATTTTGCCTTATTTGGTAGGTATTACTCAGTACTTTTTGTCTAAACTAATGGGGCGACAACAGCAGGTCCAAGCCAAAAAGAAGAGTAAAGACAAACAGACTGCTATAGAAGAACAGATGCAGATGATGAACCGCTCAATGCTTTATTTTATGCCTTTGTTTTTAGTGGTTATTAGTTTTAGTTTACCTGCGGCTGTAGTTCTTTATTTTTTAACTTCCAATCTTTTTTCTCTGCTTCAATATTATTTCTTTTATAAAAAGACGCCAGCGGTTAAAATAAAAACAAAGAATGGATAA